In the Psychromicrobium lacuslunae genome, GTCTTGGTCTTGAGTCATCAAACCGGGTTTCGCTCTCTCCAATGCTTCAATCTCGACGCTCGGCAGAATGAGTTGGGGCAGTGCCGTCAGACCCGTCTTGGGATCCACCTCAGCAACCCAAATATCCACTCGATCACCCACTTGGGCCGCGGCCGGAAGCTTCTGTTCCAAGGTCACAGCGACTGGTTTGCGATGTGATTCATCAACCATCGCCACGCTGCTTTTGGGAATCAGCTGCCCACTATGAATCATTTGCACAGCTACCGCGCCACTCGGGAACTGGTCCGCGGCAAGGTAGTAGGCTCCTTGAAGTTCATCGAGTCGAACTTTCACTTTGCTCATCGACGCAGTTTCGAGCTTCTGCCCAACCACGATGTCTCCGGTGCTGACGAAAGCTTCGACTGTCCGCTCTGCATTTCCGAGCAGCAATAGCACCGCACTGACCGAGAACAAGATCAGCAAGACTCCGATCAACAGACGGGGGTCTTTCCAGGATGGCTTTCTCAATCGATTAATCGGAGCTGCTTCCGGCACCATTTCCATTCCTTTGCGGCAACTATGAATAGTGTGCACACAGACTATTCCGAAAAGCTGGAATTAATAAGGGGTTGAAAGAGTTGTGGATAACAGCCCGGAAACTACCAAAGCTACTCAAAGAATGACAAAATAGGTCAATGCCCCGTTTTTTGACCCTTGCAGACGTCGCCGAGCAGCTGCAAATTTCGGCACCTGCGGCGTACGCCTTGGTGCGCAGCGGCGAATTAGCAGCTATCCAAGTCGGCGGTCGCGGCCAATGGCGGATTGAAGAGTCAATGTTAGAACGCTACATCCAGGAACGGTATGCAGCAGCCGAGCGGCTCAGAGACGCAGCGAAGGACTGAACCAGCTATTTACCGACCTTTTCAAGTTCGGAGATACCAGCCTGTAAAACGTTTCTCCGCAGTTCGAACAACGTCTGCACCGCTTGTTCCCTCGACTCCCCCACTCGGTCGGCGTAGGCGTTCTCAATATTAAAAATGCCGACCACCAGCTGGTCCAGGATTCGGTCGCCTTCTGCTGTGATCGAGAAAATTCGTGATCGGGCATCTCGCGGATTCGTCTTGCGACTTGCCAAACCTGCCTTCTCCAGTCGGCCGAGCATCATTGACAAGGTGCTACGCCGTAGATTGGTTAGCTCAGCAATCTGTTTTTGACTGACCCCATTGCCGAACCTCAGAGTAGTGAGCACGGCGATCTCATCTGCGGAAATAGCAGAATCCGCGCCCAAGCGGTCAAGGATCATTTGCGTGCTGCTCGAGAGCAACCAGATTTCATACAACAAGCTCGGCGAGGGTTCTTCAATCACCAGTTGATCATAGCCCTCCATCATCGCCCACCGGCAGCGACGACACTGCCAAAATGGCGGTAAATGGAACTATTTTCTCTCCGAGAATGCTCCCCTCACGACGAAATTCACCGTCTCGAAGCGCGGAGATGTCACAGTGATCTGCAGCTACCCGATCAATCACCCCTTGCACTGCTTCTGGTGAGCCATGCGCACTGCCCAGCAGAAGATGCACCCCGGCACGGCGCTGACTGAGCACCCGAAGGGCTGAAGCAAAGCGGTATTGCAGAGCCTTAGTACTCGGTCGAGCAGCATGGCTGAGACCTTCGAGGTGCGAAATCGCCCCGACTGGCAGCAGGACCGATCTGCGCTGAGTGCTCAGTAACAGCCAGTCCGCACCAACCACTCGTAGCTCACCTGAGAAACGAAGGTCTGCGCTCAGCACAATAGAGACCGACGTGTTGAGCGCCGCACGAAGGCGGTCCATCAGCTTGAGCGAGACCAACTCGGCGCGAAAAAGCTCATCAATCTCTAGATCGGCTGTACGCTGCTCAGCCGCATCTAGCTGCCCGAGCAAGTCGTTAAAGAGCGCTTCCCATCGCACCCGGCCAGATTATGACCGTCCCTCAGCGGGGTCAAGCTGTGGATAACTCCGAAAAACCTAGACAGTCTGGACACCGAGTGCTAAACAAATCCTATGAGTATTAAAAGCCATCAAAAATCAACAAAGAACATCAAAAGATCTTTGACGATAAGTTGCGGTCAGCTCAGTCTTTTCGTCATACCGCCAATTCTCGCTAGTGGGGTTTCAATCATCGGCCTGCTGAACCTCTCTCGTTTGCTCACCCTCCCTGCTACGGATCAACGATTTTTAGGGCTGTCTTTCAGTCTCTTCGTCTTCTTTTTCGGGATCGGCGTGACACTATGGTGGTTCGGCAGCCTCTTGCTTGCCATCGCCTTGCAGCGGGTTACGGCTGACCGAGCTCTGCGCAGTCGATTTCACCGAGTGCACTGGTTATCCGCCTTGATCCCCCGTCAGCTTCACCAGCTAGCTGCCCTGCTGATCGGGCTGCACCTCTCCCTCGGTCCCCCGACCGCAGCCCTAGCCCAGCAGCCTGCGCAAGCAGCATCAACGAACACCGACTGGGCAGCTTCGAAGATCTTCGTCGCCGGTTCGGCTCTCCAGCCAACTCAACTCCAGCCAACTTTCGGACCCTCCACTGGCATGGCCGAACCGCCGCCAATACCGAATTGGACTCCGTCAGCGCCGCCCGCACAGCCCGGACTATTTATTGCCATGCCCCGGCGTCCGGCGGCGACTAAGACCCATTTCCAGGTGGTGCGTCCGGGTGAGAGTCTGTGGACGCTGACCCGACGAATTCTCGGCCCGCTCGCCACCGACGCAGAAATTGCCAAGGAATGGCCGCGATGGTACTTGGCTAACCGTCAATTAATCGGCCCGGATCCGGATTTACTGCTTCCCGGCCAGCTGCTACGCCCACCCGCCGTAAAAGGACAGTGCCATGCCCTCGGTTAGCAAGCTAGCTAGCGAAGAATCATTCCGTCCGCCTCAGGCCAAGAAGCTGACTCATCCGCCACAACTTCCAAACCGAGTACCGGGAACAGCAGTCATCGCATTGGCAACTCCCAGCACCGAAGAGAAGCTGCAAATTCGTAAACTGGCGGCCAGCGTAGCCAAAGCAAGCCTGGAGGTGCTCGCAGGCACCCGCGCTCCGAAACAACTTGCTCGGCTGCTTAGCCCCGAAGTGTTCGGCACTTTGCAACGCAGAGCCGAACTCACCCAGCAAGCGAGGTCAGCACAAGCAATGACGCCTGGCTTAGCACCCAGGGCCGGTCAAAGCCCGCAAATCAGATCGGCACATGGCTGTTCCGTTGCGCCAGGAATCTACGAACTCAGTGTGCTGGCAGCAGACGGACCACGCTACCGGGCGATAGCCCTACGAATAGAGCAGCAGTTCGGTAATTGGATCGTCACCGTGTTGCAGATCGGCTGATCAGGCAGCGGCGACAAACGGCTAGCCGTTATCGACGCTTCTTGCGCTTATTATTTGGCTTATTTGTTTTGCGCGCAGAAGGCGGCGGGTTAGTTCCACCGGAACGGCGTTCCACGTGCGTTTCCGCTTCACCTGAGGCATCTGGTGCGGTGAACTGCAGTTGATTTGGTCGCTCGGGAGCTTCCAAGCCCGGGGCAGAGATCACCGGGTGCTGCGTTGCAGCATCGCGTTCCTCCGTTTCCTCCGCAGAGGAGGTTTCCGCGCCAGACACTCGGTCGAGCAGGGCGGCAGGCTGTTCAGCTTGCACACCGACTGAAGCCGCCGGCGCTTGTTCAACCTGAACCTCCAGATTGAACAGGAAGCCGACGCTCTCCTCCCGGATGGCACCCATCATGGTCTGGAAAAGCGCAAAACCTTCACGCTGGTACTCAACTAGCGGATCCCGCTGCGCCATCGCCCGCAGGCCGATGCCTTCCTTCAGGTAGTCCATCTCGTAAAGATGTTCCTGCCACTTGCGGCCGACCACCGAGAGCACCACTCGACGCTCCAGTTCGCGCATAGTTTCCGAGCCCAAAGTTTCCTCACGCTGCTGATAGGCCAGCCGGGCATCGGAGAGCACCTCAGTCTTCAGAACTTCCTGACTAATGCCGCCCTTGCCGCCAACTTCCTCAGCGATATCGTCAACCGTGATGCTAATCGGATACAGGGTACCAAGTTCGGCCCATAGCGCCTTGTAATCCCACTCCTCGCTATGTCCCTCAGCGGTAGCGCTATCGATCGTTTCGTTAATGGTGTCTTCCAGGAAGTGTTGGACCTTTTCGTGCAGATCATCGCCCTCGAGGATGCGACGCCGGTCACCGTAAATTGCTTCACGCTGACGGTTGAGCACATCGTCGTACTTGAGCACGTTCTTACGCTGTTCAGCGTTGCGCCCCTCAACCTGACCCTGCGCAGAGGCAATGGCTTTGGAAACCAGCTTGGACTCCAAAGCTGCGTCGTCAGGCATCACTGAACGACCCATCAAACGCTCAGCAGCACCGGAGTTGAACAACCGCATCAGATCATCGGTGAGCGAAAGGTAAAACCGCGATTCGCCCTTATCACCTTGACGCCCGGACCGGCCACGCAACTGGTTATCAATCCGTCGGGATTCGTGCCGTTCGGTGCCTAGCACGTAGAGGCCACCGAGCTCAATGATCTCTTCGTGCTCAGCCTCGGCCACCTTCTTGGCTTCTGCGTAGGCCTCGGCCCAAGCAGCCTCGTATTCCTCCGGAGTCTCCTCAGGGTTCAAGCCACGTTTGGCCAACTCGGCCACGGCGTTGAACTCAGCGTTTCCGCCGAGCATGATGTCGGTGCCGCGACCCGCCATATTGGTAGCCACCGTGACCGCACCCTTACGGCCAGCCTGGGCGACAATGGCAGCCTCCCGAGCGTGATTCTTCGCATTTAGCACCTCGTGCTTAATGCCCTTCTTAGCCAGTTGCTTGGAAAGGTATTCGCTCTTCTCCACACTGGTGGTACCGACCAAAACTGGCTGCCCCAGTTCATGTCGCTCGGCGATGTCCTCGACCACAGCGTCGAACTTCACCACTTCATTGCGGTACACCAGGTCTGGCTGATCGATACGAACCATCGGCTTATTGGTCGGGATCGGCACCACACCCAGGTTGTAGGTGCCCATGAATTCGGAAGCTTCGGTCTCGGCGGTGCCGGTCATCCCAGAGAGTTTTTCGTACAACCGGAAGTAGTTCTGCAAGGTGACCGTGGCCAAGGTCTGGTTTTCGGCCTTGATCTCAACACCCTCTTTGGCTTCGATCGCCTGGTGCATACCTTCGTTGTAACGCCGACCGGCCAGAATACGTCCGGTGTGCTCATCGACAATCAAAACTTCGCCGTCGAGAATCACATAGTCTTTATCGCGCTTGAAGAGCTCTTTCGCCTTAATGGCATTATTCAAGAAACCAATAAGCGGAGTATTAGCAGATTCATAGAGATTGCTAATGCCGAGGT is a window encoding:
- a CDS encoding helix-turn-helix domain-containing protein, producing the protein MPRFLTLADVAEQLQISAPAAYALVRSGELAAIQVGGRGQWRIEESMLERYIQERYAAAERLRDAAKD
- a CDS encoding MarR family winged helix-turn-helix transcriptional regulator codes for the protein MIEEPSPSLLYEIWLLSSSTQMILDRLGADSAISADEIAVLTTLRFGNGVSQKQIAELTNLRRSTLSMMLGRLEKAGLASRKTNPRDARSRIFSITAEGDRILDQLVVGIFNIENAYADRVGESREQAVQTLFELRRNVLQAGISELEKVGK
- a CDS encoding LysM peptidoglycan-binding domain-containing protein gives rise to the protein MSIKSHQKSTKNIKRSLTISCGQLSLFVIPPILASGVSIIGLLNLSRLLTLPATDQRFLGLSFSLFVFFFGIGVTLWWFGSLLLAIALQRVTADRALRSRFHRVHWLSALIPRQLHQLAALLIGLHLSLGPPTAALAQQPAQAASTNTDWAASKIFVAGSALQPTQLQPTFGPSTGMAEPPPIPNWTPSAPPAQPGLFIAMPRRPAATKTHFQVVRPGESLWTLTRRILGPLATDAEIAKEWPRWYLANRQLIGPDPDLLLPGQLLRPPAVKGQCHALG
- a CDS encoding Rv3235 family protein, coding for MPSVSKLASEESFRPPQAKKLTHPPQLPNRVPGTAVIALATPSTEEKLQIRKLAASVAKASLEVLAGTRAPKQLARLLSPEVFGTLQRRAELTQQARSAQAMTPGLAPRAGQSPQIRSAHGCSVAPGIYELSVLAADGPRYRAIALRIEQQFGNWIVTVLQIG
- the secA gene encoding preprotein translocase subunit SecA; the protein is MPSLLERVLRTGDRKILKRLHVYTDAINALEESFQTFTDAELREETDKLKARHADGESLDDLLPEAFAAVREGSFRTLGMRQFDVQLMGGAALHLGNIAEMKTGEGKTLVATAPAYLNALSGKGVHVVTVNDYLAGYQSELMGRVHRFMGLTSGCILSQQEPAVRKEQYAADITYGTNNEFGFDYLRDNMAWSSEELVQRGHHFAIVDEVDSILIDEARTPLIISGPASGDANRWYSEFAKVVLRLDIEDDYEVDEKKRTVGVLEPGIEKVEDYLGISNLYESANTPLIGFLNNAIKAKELFKRDKDYVILDGEVLIVDEHTGRILAGRRYNEGMHQAIEAKEGVEIKAENQTLATVTLQNYFRLYEKLSGMTGTAETEASEFMGTYNLGVVPIPTNKPMVRIDQPDLVYRNEVVKFDAVVEDIAERHELGQPVLVGTTSVEKSEYLSKQLAKKGIKHEVLNAKNHAREAAIVAQAGRKGAVTVATNMAGRGTDIMLGGNAEFNAVAELAKRGLNPEETPEEYEAAWAEAYAEAKKVAEAEHEEIIELGGLYVLGTERHESRRIDNQLRGRSGRQGDKGESRFYLSLTDDLMRLFNSGAAERLMGRSVMPDDAALESKLVSKAIASAQGQVEGRNAEQRKNVLKYDDVLNRQREAIYGDRRRILEGDDLHEKVQHFLEDTINETIDSATAEGHSEEWDYKALWAELGTLYPISITVDDIAEEVGGKGGISQEVLKTEVLSDARLAYQQREETLGSETMRELERRVVLSVVGRKWQEHLYEMDYLKEGIGLRAMAQRDPLVEYQREGFALFQTMMGAIREESVGFLFNLEVQVEQAPAASVGVQAEQPAALLDRVSGAETSSAEETEERDAATQHPVISAPGLEAPERPNQLQFTAPDASGEAETHVERRSGGTNPPPSARKTNKPNNKRKKRR